Below is a window of Acidimicrobiales bacterium DNA.
AAGCTCCTCCCGCCGCTCGTCGCCGGCGAGGAGGAGGTAGAGCGCTTCGTCGACGCGCTCGACGACGTGCTCGGGGACGCCAGCCGGGGGTCGGGCCTGTTCTGGGAGGTCGGCAGGACCATGCTCAGGGGCGCGCTGCGGCGCACTCCCGGTTGACCGGCGACGCCGGGCCCGGCTACGGGCACGGGGACAGGGTCGCCGTCACGGGAGCGAGCGGGTTCATCGGCTCGGCCGTCACCCGGGCGCTGCTCGCCCGCGGGGCGTCGGTCCGGGGGCTCGTGGAGCCCGGGGCCGACCTGGCCAACCTGGCCGACGTCGACGTCGAGCGGGTCGACGTCGACGTGCGCGACGCCGAGGGGGTCCGGCGGGCGCTGCGGGACTGCCGGGCGGTGCTCCACGTCGCCGCCCTGTACCGCTTCTGGGCGCGCGACCCCCGGCAGTTCTACGACGTCAACGTGGGCGGGACGCTGAACGTCATGGAGGCGGCGCGCGCTGCGGGCGTCGAGCGCATGGTCTACACGAGCACCGTCGGGACCCTCGGCCTCGACGCCGCCCGCCGGGGGGTGGCGGCCGACGAGCACAGCTTCCCCGACGTGAGCCACCTGTTCGGCTCCTACAAGCGCTCCAAGTACGTCGCCGAGCACGAGGTGCTGCGGGCGGCCGCGCAAGGGCTGCCCGTGAGCATCGTCATGCCGACGTTCCCCCTGGGGCCGCGCGACCGGGTGCCCACACCCACCGGGCGCCTGGTGCTCGACTACCTGAACGGGCGTGTGCCGGGTTACGTCGACACCACCTTGAACGTGGCGCACGTCGACGACGTCGCCGCCGGCCACGTGCTCGCCCTCGAGCG
It encodes the following:
- the hpnA gene encoding hopanoid-associated sugar epimerase, yielding MTGDAGPGYGHGDRVAVTGASGFIGSAVTRALLARGASVRGLVEPGADLANLADVDVERVDVDVRDAEGVRRALRDCRAVLHVAALYRFWARDPRQFYDVNVGGTLNVMEAARAAGVERMVYTSTVGTLGLDAARRGVAADEHSFPDVSHLFGSYKRSKYVAEHEVLRAAAQGLPVSIVMPTFPLGPRDRVPTPTGRLVLDYLNGRVPGYVDTTLNVAHVDDVAAGHVLALERGETGRSYILGGENYSLQGLLGVLAAATGLPEARLRVPRAVSLGVAHVSEFVEGRLLRRHPSVPLEAARMSTTHMAFDDSRARKELGYSPRPASEAIESSARWFVDNGYVTAGRQAKITWGAPS